The Alkalihalophilus pseudofirmus nucleotide sequence TCTCCTTTGTTGATTCATCTTTGTCTAAAGCATCTAATTGGCCGGCTTTTATAACTTCACCGTTTGAGAGCGGCTCTTGCTCATTATTAACTAAATCATACTCTTGTGCAATCGTATTTGTCATATCATCTTGGTCTATATTTCCGCCAGAGAAAAGAATCGAGCTATACATAAACATCAATGCGAAAACCGCAGTAATCATAATAAATAATTCTTGTCCTGAAAATTTTCTGATCATTTTCATCACCCCATAAGAATGTTTGTTCCCATTCACTATAAATGAGAACACTCGTTTGTGTCAAGCTAATTTTAGAACTTATGTTTGCATTACGTATGTTCGCATGGTACAATTTAGTCAAGAAGGAAACAAAAGCGAGGTGTTATTCGTGTCAAAACTATCAAAACGTCAACAAGAAATCCTAGATTACATTAAGATAGAAGTGAAGAAAAAAGGTTATCCCCCTTCTGTACGTGAGATTGGAGAAGCGGTGGGACTAGCGTCAAGTTCAACTGTTCACGGCCATTTATCTAGACTTGAGAAAAAAGGTTTAATCAGACGAGACCCTACCAAGCCTAGAGCAATCGAAGTACTAGAAATGGATGAGCTAGACCCAGTTGTGCATGAGAAGAAAACGGCTTACGTTCCGATTGTAGGTAAAGTCACAGCCGGTATGCCTATTACCGCCATTGAGAACGTTGAGGAATACTTGCCTCTTCCTGATCACTTGGTAACAAATGATTCCGTTTATGTTCTTGTTATCCAAGGAGATAGTATGATTGAAGCCGGTATTTACGATGGCGATATGGTCATTGTCCGTCAGCAACAAACTGCTAATAACGGCGATATCATTGTCGCAATGACGGAAGAAAATGAAGCGACAGTGAAACGCTTCTTCCGTGAAAAAGATTACATCCGATTGCAGCCGGAGAATTCTACTATGGAACCAATCTTACTAAAAGATGTAACGGTTCTCGGAAAAGTCATCGGAGTGTTCCGTACCCTTCATTAAATATTCATATAAAAGCTTGTCCTCAATACGCTTGTTCTCTATATTATGAGGACAAGCTTTTTTTATGATTGTATTTATAAAAAAAAGATGAAAAGTTTAAAAGCTAGAAAGCTTTCAAACTTTTCATCTATATGAACAAGAGTTTAAAACGCCCACGGCCTTATGAGCGGAGCATTGTGATCTTCTTTGCTCGTTTTATACCCTCTTCGTCTAAACTGCCGGTCCATCTCTCTTACCATCGTACGATATTGATTCTGATCCAACCGTCCATCTGCAAATAAGTAACATGCAAAGGCATACGCTAAAGCAGAAGTGTCAATATTTACGGTTACATCAACATCTGAATTTCCACTTTCATGAACGAAAGCTTTCGTTTCTGTTTGATTACGATTACGATGTTGCATCGTCATTCACCTCTCTTATGTTGAAATGGGCATTAGCTATGCTAATACCCATTAAATAACGGAATTATCTACGTGAACGTGCACGTGCACGAGCATAAGCTTCTGCATCTACGAAAACGTCTACTTCTGAGTTCCCGCTGTCATCTACATAAGACTCATTAAAGTTAAAGTTGTAGTTCTTATCCTTTAACGTATTTTCATTATCTACACGGTTGCGGTTCTTATTATGACTATCAACTTCTGCATTTAACCAAACACCAGCAACATCACGACGTCTTTCTCTTTTCTTACGACCCATTTTATTCTCCTCCTCAATTATGGTCTTAACTTCTTAGCTGCCTACCAAAACCAATTCCAGCATTTACAGCAATGTTTTCTTCTGCGGTCGCCTGCTACAGGACCTCTATCGCGATCCCTCCGGCGCCTGCGATCTTGATCACCTGCTACTGGGCCGCCGCCATCGCCGCTGCGTGCATTTGCTCTAGCAAACGCCTCAGTATCTACAAATACATTAACATTAGAGTTTCCACTATCTTCTACATAGGAATAGTTAACGTTATAGTTGTAGTTCTTATCTTTTAAAGTATTCTCATTTTCTACCTTATTTTCATTCTTGTTATTTGCCCATACGTCAGAGCCACCGTGATCACATTTCTTATGACACCACCACATAACTTTCCCTCCTTTTTTCTTGGAATACTTATATGTATGTCATGTAGTATGATAGCGTATAGACAAGACTCTAGTTTTTGTTTATTTTTTTACATTAATTTCATAAAAGCGTATGCGAAACATTTTATGGGATTAAAACTAATCAGATCTCAAGAAAGCATTATAAATGCAGTTTTTTTGTGAAGGAATATATTCAAAGCCTGACAGTTACGATGATCTACACGACTTGTGTAGATATATAGAAGTTGGTAAAGTTTAGAGGGATTAAGAAGTAAAGAAAACCCCTTTAACTGAGTTAAAGGGGTTAACTGTATTAATAAGATGACATATATTGCTCGCGCTCCCAAGGGTGAACTTGTGTGCGGAACATGTCCCACTCGATTTCTTTTGCTTCAACAAAGTGCTCCACTGCATGCTCACCAAGAGCTTTTACAAGAACTTCGTCTTTAACAAGCTTATCAAGAGCATCTTTAAGTGTAGCTGGAAGGTCATTGATACCTTCTTCTACACGCTCTTCTTTACTCATTACGTAGATGTTACGATCTGTTGCTGGTGGCGGCGTCATTTTCTTCTTGATTCCATCAAGACCTGCAGCAAGAAGAACAGCCATTGCAAGGTAAGGGTTAGCAGCCGGGTCTGGACTACGAACTTCAATACGAGTACTCACACCGCGAGAAGAAGGAATACGTACTAGCGGGCTGCGGTTTTTCATTGACCAAGCCACATATACAGGAGCCTCATATCCTGGAACTAAACGTTTGTATGAATTCACGATTGGGTTCGTAATAGCTGTGAAAGCTTCAGCATGCTTTAGAGTACCGCCTAAGAAATGCATAGCTGTTTCACTAAGCTGCGAATCTGTAGACTCGTCATAAAATACGTTGCCGGTTTCGTCAAATAATGACATGTTACAGTGCATACCAGAACCATTTACACCAAATAACGGCTTAGGCATGAACGTCGCATGCAAACCATGCTTACGTGCAATTGTTTTAACTACTAATTTAAATGTTTGAATATGGTCACACGCTGTAACCGCATCAGCATATTTAAAATCAATTTCGTGCTGGCCTGGAGCAACCTCATGGTGAGAAGCTTCAATGTCAAAGCCCATATCTTCAAGTTCTAAAACGATGTCACGGCGGCAGTTCTCACCTAAATCAGTTGGTGATAAATCAAAGTACCCACCTTTGTCATTAAGTTCTAGAGTCGGTTCACCGTTTGCATCATTCTTGAATAAGAAGAACTCTGGCTCAGGACCAATATTGAATGCAGTAAAGCCCATATCCTTCGCTTCAGCTAAAACGCGCTTTAAAATACCACGAGGATCACCTTCAAATGGTGTCGGCTCTTCACCTGGCTCACCTGGTTGATAAATATCACAGATTAAACGTGCCACTTTACCTTTTTCCGGCGTCCAAGGGAAGACAACCCATGTATCAAGATCTGGATATAGATACATATCTGATTCCTCAATACGAACAAACCCTTCAATTGATGAACCATCAAACATCATTTTGTTATCTAATGCTTTTTCAAGCTGATCAACTGGGATTTCTACGTTTTTAATTGTTCCTAATAGATCAGTAAATTGTAAACGAATAAATCTTACGTTATCTTCCTCAGCAATTCGCATAATATCTTCGCGTGTGTACTTTGACATTGTTATGTATTCCCCTTTCAAATTCTTTAAAAATGTATTTGCAGAATCGGTTCCCTAAACTAGAATACCCTGATTCCATTCATACGAAACCGATTCATACAGCCTTTTTAATGGAAAAATCTAGATAACTGACCTTGAATAATTGATGCCCTGCCGTTTCTTCCTGCCATCATTAAATCTTTTTTAAGATGGTTTCTTAATTCTCGGTCAGAAAGCGGCTTTTTAGAAGCTTCTTCTTGATCAGTACGCATTTGCACTTGCTGTTTCATTTGAATAATTTGTTTAATTCCTGAAATGTTAACCTTTTGATCTAGCAACGCTTTAATCTCTAATAATCGATCTACATCATTAAACGAGAATAATCGTTGATTCCCATCGGTTCTAGCAGGCTTTATTAATTCATGCTGCTCATAATAACGAATCTGCCTAGCTGTAAGTTCTGTCAGCTTCATTACTATCCCTATCGGAAATAAAGGCATGCTGCGACGAATTTCATCATTCATCTTGCCACCTCCTTGTCTTCTCATAGATTAGTATAAACAATGTCAGTTTCTTTGTCAAACTCATGTCAGCTTCCCTTACATAAAATTTTTCGATATTTTCTCTTTAAATAGAAAGTTCAGAAATATCTTCAGTAAAAAAAGCGTTCAACCGAACAGATTGAACGCCCTCTTTTATATTATTCGATCAAGTGCTTGTAAAACGGCAAGTTTTACGTGTTCATAAGTAAGTCCGCCTTGCACGTACGCAAGGTAAGGAGGTCTTATTGGGCCATCGGCAGTTAACTCGATGCTTGCTCCTTGAATAAATGTGCCTGCCGCCATAATCACATCATCTTCATACCCCGGCATATAACTTGGCTGCGGTTTAACATGCGCATTTATCGGAGAAGCGGCTTGGATCTCTTGGCAGAATGCAATCATTGTTTCAGCATCTTTAAAGCGAACAGATTGAATTAAATCTGTACGTCTTTCATCCCAATGAGGAGAAGTCTCCATTCCTGCTTCTTCTAAGCATGCTGCTGTAAATACAGCGCCCTTTAAGGCTTGAGATACGACATGGGGAGCTAAGAAAAATCCTTGGTACATTTCTAGCAGGCTGTATAAGCTAGCACCGCCTTCAGCCCCAATACCAGGTGCAGCAAGACGATAGGAAGCAAGTTCAATTAATTCCTTATCCCCGACAATATAGCCGCCAGTTTTAACAAGGCCGCCGCCAGGATTTTTAATTAAGGAGCCGGCAATTAGATTAGCCCCCACTTGAGTCGGTTCTAATGTTTCAACAAATTCGCCGTAGCAATTATCAACAAAAACAATAACGTCCTCTTTAATTGAGCGTACAAAGTCAATCATTTCTTTTATTTCGTGAATGAAATAAGAAGGACGATCCCCGTAGCCTTTTGAACGTTGAATCCCTATCATTTTTGTATTAGTATGAATCGCCTCTCTGATTGCATTTTTATCAATCCAGCCATCTTCTACTAACGGAACTGCTTTATAGCTTATTCCAAATTCCTTTAACGATCCATTTCCATTACCTCTGATT carries:
- the lexA gene encoding transcriptional repressor LexA, whose protein sequence is MSKLSKRQQEILDYIKIEVKKKGYPPSVREIGEAVGLASSSTVHGHLSRLEKKGLIRRDPTKPRAIEVLEMDELDPVVHEKKTAYVPIVGKVTAGMPITAIENVEEYLPLPDHLVTNDSVYVLVIQGDSMIEAGIYDGDMVIVRQQQTANNGDIIVAMTEENEATVKRFFREKDYIRLQPENSTMEPILLKDVTVLGKVIGVFRTLH
- the glnA gene encoding type I glutamate--ammonia ligase; its protein translation is MSKYTREDIMRIAEEDNVRFIRLQFTDLLGTIKNVEIPVDQLEKALDNKMMFDGSSIEGFVRIEESDMYLYPDLDTWVVFPWTPEKGKVARLICDIYQPGEPGEEPTPFEGDPRGILKRVLAEAKDMGFTAFNIGPEPEFFLFKNDANGEPTLELNDKGGYFDLSPTDLGENCRRDIVLELEDMGFDIEASHHEVAPGQHEIDFKYADAVTACDHIQTFKLVVKTIARKHGLHATFMPKPLFGVNGSGMHCNMSLFDETGNVFYDESTDSQLSETAMHFLGGTLKHAEAFTAITNPIVNSYKRLVPGYEAPVYVAWSMKNRSPLVRIPSSRGVSTRIEVRSPDPAANPYLAMAVLLAAGLDGIKKKMTPPPATDRNIYVMSKEERVEEGINDLPATLKDALDKLVKDEVLVKALGEHAVEHFVEAKEIEWDMFRTQVHPWEREQYMSSY
- a CDS encoding MerR family transcriptional regulator, producing MNDEIRRSMPLFPIGIVMKLTELTARQIRYYEQHELIKPARTDGNQRLFSFNDVDRLLEIKALLDQKVNISGIKQIIQMKQQVQMRTDQEEASKKPLSDRELRNHLKKDLMMAGRNGRASIIQGQLSRFFH
- a CDS encoding aminotransferase class I/II-fold pyridoxal phosphate-dependent enzyme, with product MYETFTHQEKLKQLMKKAEENIAGHHREIEETALFNQAKVMASFKTHQVSDFHFTPSTGYGYDDAGRDTLESVYADVFGGEAALVRPQIISGTHAIATALFGVLRPGDELLYITGKPYDTLEEIVGIRGNGNGSLKEFGISYKAVPLVEDGWIDKNAIREAIHTNTKMIGIQRSKGYGDRPSYFIHEIKEMIDFVRSIKEDVIVFVDNCYGEFVETLEPTQVGANLIAGSLIKNPGGGLVKTGGYIVGDKELIELASYRLAAPGIGAEGGASLYSLLEMYQGFFLAPHVVSQALKGAVFTAACLEEAGMETSPHWDERRTDLIQSVRFKDAETMIAFCQEIQAASPINAHVKPQPSYMPGYEDDVIMAAGTFIQGASIELTADGPIRPPYLAYVQGGLTYEHVKLAVLQALDRII